One region of Anaeromyxobacter paludicola genomic DNA includes:
- a CDS encoding tol-pal system YbgF family protein gives MSAALLALLLAAGDAAAPAGGAPEAEPARAAEPAPVAAPAPGGARRGADPAASPLELLGRKRSAAPDPSLAGSIEAKGRAPGAGRPALAFDAFRHQVEVEVAGKRREEMAGLEELIRLGGADAELPGWLFRLGELHWEEAQHLFFEANRKDDEALRPGTGADRARALAAEKRALEARSRDEQEAAVGRYLEIVRRYPAWPRMDEVLFFLGENLSRQHRPKQAAAAYKRLLTRFPRSRFVPDAWVALGEQWFDEAEKSDRERRLLAAREAYRRAAAAESTVRGYALYKEAWVDYNLGELRAALELFERVIALGEQPTAGVPAEKRLALGREARRDYVRTYGHVGQPQTAEQEFVRVGGGDGREMLKQLAQLYFDDGKDRESILVHHRLVQRWPGAPDAALFQSRIVTAAGRLGKKELAVQQAGKFVDLVRAAERGGAAGDARQAEVLAAARREAENTLRTLAVQYHNEWRKTREPATAQLAADLYRDHLALFPEGPRAYEMGFFHAELLFALGRFQEAGDAYARVAALDPSARGGAPGRWLGDALEGAIFSYDAVLRATPGGAGPAPGQPEAHAARPWTKEERQLLDACLRYTARLPKGDKAVEATYQAARLRYRHDEPKEAAALFAAIALEHPRHPVAGYAANLLLDAENLLGDVRATGEWARRLYGRRELLEAHPELAADLVRVVEQSAFKLVEQEEKAGRYGEAARAYLAFATDWPGSGLAPTALFDAAVDFGKAGDLPRATAARRALWDRHPAHPLAARALLASGADAAALADFAGAADAYERYFAGWKAERDRAARPRRGARRGGDAPPAPQPRFEAKAAQDALHDAGVYREGLGQLARAEADRLAFVAAFPEASETPQVFRSLAGVYERQQAYGRAARQLEAFQRRWAPAGRPWFEAQQWIARLREEAGDAAGARRDRAVALRRWRQERAQAGEAGVALAAGALVDELDRPFAEYERIGLAVPARRLAARVAEKGRRLVDLQRRYTEVVKLEAAAPAVCALYRIGAGYQHFAAALVQAPVPAELRRDPELAKEYRAQLAAQAAAPRKKAVEGLALAVTQARAHGVASGCARGAAAALRELDPDAAAPAPERVPWPSFDAPPSPAERVLAEARAGQVVGDAPADRVRRGLARLVAGDAAGAAQLGREAVARDPRVKGAHALLARAALAQGQLDLAGLLALEAAKVDPADPWIPLVQGRVLERRGDANAAAATWRRAASGPGAPVLSRELVRLSLAREAWGEVGRGAEALAADDPRDAPARLALGVARRHQGKPEEALAAYAEAGRLAGDALPEVHLARAVLLAQDRHACEPARAELERYAALAGPATAADRRRLLAGCEERRVASSGQPGGPRQDERPAAAGKAP, from the coding sequence CCCCGACCCGTCGCTCGCCGGCAGCATCGAGGCGAAGGGGCGCGCGCCGGGGGCGGGGCGTCCGGCCCTCGCCTTCGACGCCTTCCGCCACCAGGTCGAGGTGGAGGTGGCGGGCAAGCGGCGCGAGGAGATGGCCGGACTCGAGGAGCTCATCCGGCTGGGCGGCGCCGACGCCGAGCTCCCGGGCTGGCTCTTCCGGCTCGGCGAGCTGCACTGGGAGGAGGCGCAGCACCTCTTCTTCGAGGCCAACCGGAAGGACGACGAGGCGCTCCGCCCCGGGACCGGCGCCGACCGGGCGCGCGCGCTCGCCGCCGAGAAGCGCGCCCTCGAGGCCCGCTCCCGCGACGAGCAGGAGGCCGCGGTCGGCCGCTACCTCGAGATCGTTCGGCGCTACCCCGCCTGGCCGCGCATGGACGAGGTGCTCTTCTTCCTCGGCGAGAACCTCTCGCGCCAGCACCGGCCGAAGCAGGCCGCCGCCGCCTACAAGCGGCTCCTCACGCGCTTCCCGCGGTCGCGCTTCGTGCCCGACGCCTGGGTGGCCCTCGGCGAGCAGTGGTTCGACGAGGCGGAGAAGTCGGACCGGGAGCGCCGGCTGCTCGCGGCGCGCGAGGCCTACCGGCGCGCCGCCGCCGCCGAGAGCACGGTGCGGGGCTACGCGCTCTACAAGGAGGCCTGGGTGGACTACAACCTCGGCGAGCTCCGCGCCGCGCTCGAGCTGTTCGAGCGGGTGATCGCGCTCGGCGAGCAGCCCACCGCCGGCGTCCCGGCCGAGAAGCGGCTCGCCCTCGGCCGCGAGGCGCGCCGCGACTACGTCCGCACCTACGGCCACGTCGGCCAGCCGCAGACGGCCGAGCAGGAGTTCGTGCGGGTGGGCGGCGGCGACGGGCGCGAGATGCTGAAGCAGCTCGCGCAGCTCTACTTCGACGACGGCAAGGACCGCGAGTCGATCCTGGTGCACCACCGGCTGGTGCAGCGCTGGCCCGGCGCCCCGGACGCCGCGCTCTTCCAGTCGCGCATCGTGACCGCCGCCGGCCGGCTCGGGAAGAAGGAGCTCGCGGTGCAGCAGGCCGGGAAGTTCGTGGACCTGGTGCGCGCCGCGGAGCGGGGCGGGGCGGCCGGGGACGCGCGGCAGGCCGAGGTGCTCGCCGCGGCGCGGCGGGAGGCGGAGAACACGCTCCGCACGCTCGCGGTCCAGTACCACAACGAGTGGCGCAAGACCCGGGAGCCGGCCACCGCGCAGCTCGCCGCCGACCTCTACCGCGACCACCTCGCGCTCTTCCCCGAGGGGCCGCGCGCCTACGAGATGGGCTTCTTCCACGCCGAGCTGCTCTTCGCGCTGGGCCGGTTCCAGGAGGCGGGCGACGCCTACGCCCGGGTCGCGGCGCTCGACCCGTCGGCGCGCGGCGGCGCCCCCGGGCGCTGGCTCGGCGACGCGCTCGAGGGGGCCATCTTCTCCTACGACGCGGTGCTCCGGGCGACGCCGGGCGGCGCCGGACCCGCGCCGGGCCAGCCCGAGGCGCACGCCGCGCGCCCCTGGACGAAGGAGGAGCGGCAGCTCCTCGACGCCTGCCTGCGCTACACGGCGCGCCTCCCCAAAGGCGACAAGGCGGTGGAGGCGACCTACCAGGCGGCCCGCCTCCGCTACCGGCACGACGAGCCGAAGGAGGCCGCGGCGCTCTTCGCCGCCATCGCCCTCGAGCACCCGCGCCACCCGGTCGCGGGCTACGCGGCCAACCTCCTGCTCGACGCCGAGAACCTGCTCGGCGACGTGCGCGCCACCGGCGAGTGGGCGCGAAGGCTCTACGGCCGGCGCGAGCTGCTCGAGGCCCACCCCGAGCTCGCCGCCGACCTGGTGCGCGTGGTCGAGCAGAGCGCCTTCAAGCTCGTGGAGCAGGAGGAGAAGGCGGGGCGCTACGGCGAGGCCGCCAGGGCCTACCTCGCCTTCGCGACCGACTGGCCCGGCTCGGGGCTCGCCCCGACCGCCCTCTTCGACGCGGCGGTGGACTTCGGGAAGGCGGGCGACCTGCCCCGCGCCACGGCGGCGCGGCGGGCGCTCTGGGACCGGCACCCCGCGCACCCGCTCGCGGCGCGCGCGCTCCTCGCGAGCGGCGCCGACGCCGCGGCGCTCGCCGACTTCGCCGGCGCGGCCGACGCCTACGAGCGCTACTTCGCGGGCTGGAAGGCCGAGCGCGACCGGGCCGCCCGGCCGCGGCGCGGGGCGCGGCGGGGCGGGGACGCGCCCCCGGCGCCGCAGCCCCGGTTCGAGGCGAAGGCGGCGCAGGACGCCCTGCACGACGCCGGCGTCTACCGCGAGGGGCTGGGCCAGCTCGCGCGCGCCGAGGCGGACCGGCTCGCCTTCGTGGCCGCGTTCCCCGAGGCGAGCGAGACGCCGCAGGTGTTCCGCTCGCTCGCGGGCGTGTACGAGCGGCAGCAGGCCTACGGGCGCGCGGCGCGGCAGCTCGAGGCGTTCCAGCGGCGCTGGGCGCCCGCGGGCCGGCCCTGGTTCGAGGCGCAGCAGTGGATCGCCCGGCTGCGCGAGGAGGCCGGCGACGCGGCGGGGGCCCGGCGCGATCGCGCCGTCGCGCTGCGCCGCTGGCGGCAGGAGCGCGCCCAGGCCGGCGAGGCCGGGGTGGCGCTCGCCGCCGGCGCGCTGGTGGACGAGCTCGATCGGCCCTTCGCGGAGTACGAGCGGATCGGCCTCGCGGTGCCGGCCCGGCGGCTGGCGGCGCGCGTGGCCGAGAAGGGGCGGCGGCTCGTCGACCTGCAGCGTCGCTACACCGAGGTGGTGAAGCTCGAGGCGGCGGCGCCGGCGGTCTGCGCGCTGTACCGGATCGGCGCCGGCTACCAGCACTTCGCGGCCGCGCTGGTCCAGGCGCCGGTCCCGGCGGAGCTCCGGCGCGATCCGGAGCTCGCGAAGGAGTACCGGGCGCAGCTCGCGGCCCAGGCGGCGGCCCCGCGCAAGAAGGCGGTGGAGGGGCTCGCCCTCGCGGTCACGCAGGCCCGGGCGCACGGCGTGGCGAGCGGGTGCGCCCGGGGGGCCGCGGCGGCGCTCCGGGAGCTCGACCCGGACGCGGCGGCCCCGGCGCCGGAGCGGGTGCCCTGGCCCTCCTTTGACGCGCCGCCTTCGCCGGCCGAGCGGGTCCTGGCGGAAGCGCGGGCGGGGCAGGTGGTCGGCGACGCCCCGGCCGACCGCGTGCGGCGCGGGCTGGCGCGGCTCGTCGCCGGCGACGCGGCGGGCGCGGCGCAGCTCGGGCGGGAGGCGGTGGCGCGCGATCCGCGCGTGAAGGGGGCGCACGCGCTCCTGGCGCGCGCGGCCCTGGCCCAGGGCCAGCTCGACCTCGCCGGGCTCCTCGCGCTCGAGGCGGCCAAGGTCGATCCGGCCGATCCGTGGATCCCGCTCGTCCAGGGGCGGGTGCTGGAGCGCCGGGGGGACGCGAACGCCGCCGCCGCGACCTGGCGCCGCGCCGCGAGCGGCCCGGGCGCGCCCGTCCTGTCGCGCGAGCTGGTGCGGCTCTCGCTCGCGCGCGAGGCCTGGGGCGAGGTGGGCCGGGGCGCCGAGGCCCTCGCGGCGGACGACCCGCGCGACGCCCCGGCGCGGCTGGCGCTCGGGGTCGCGCGGCGACACCAGGGCAAGCCGGAGGAGGCGCTCGCGGCCTACGCGGAGGCCGGGCGGCTCGCCGGGGACGCGCTGCCGGAGGTCCACCTCGCCCGCGCCGTGCTGCTCGCCCAGGACCGCCACGCGTGCGAGCCCGCGCGCGCCGAGCTCGAGCGGTACGCCGCGCTGGCCGGTCCGGCGACGGCGGCCGACCGGCGCCGGCTCCTCGCGGGGTGCGAGGAGCGGCGCGTGGCGAGCAGCGGGCAGCCGGGCGGGCCCCGGCAGGACGAGCGCCCTGCCGCCGCCGGCAAGGCCCCTTGA